DNA sequence from the Pedobacter schmidteae genome:
CCGGATTCGAAGTTTTCCGGAAGCAAAAAAGCAGAAATTACTGCCGAAGCCCGTCTTTTAAGGGCCTATGGACATTATAACCTGTTGCGGTATTTTGCCCAGTTTTACGACCTTAACAGTAATTTTGGTGTAATGCTAAGGCTCGAATTTGTAAATGTAAATAATATAGCCAAAAAGCGGAATACAGTAAAGGAGAGTTTTGATGCAATTTTGAGTGATCTTGATGATGCCATAGCTCATGCGCCTTTAACCAGTCCTGGTTATTATGGAAATCAGTGGGTGGCAAAGGCATTCAAGGCAAAGGTACTGATGCTTCGTGGTAGTGCAGGAGATTACGCACAAATCATCGGCCTTACTCAAGATATTATTCAGCATTCGCCTTATGTGTTGGAAAACAATTTGCAGGATATTTTTAGTACAAAAGGTTTGACTAGCCGGGAGGTGATGTTGGGCTTGGTACCCAAACCTAATCAGATCTATAAATCAGGCCTTTATTTTTCCAACAACTCAGCCGATTATCTGGCTACTGCTTATTTTAAGAAGCTGATGATTGGAGATCCCCGGGCAAACTGGATAATTCGAACTGTAGGCTCAACTCCTGATGGTATAGCCAAATATACGGGACCTAAAGTAGAAGAGTCTTATGTACTACGGCTAACAGAAGTTTATTTGCTGCAAGCAGAGGCCATTGTGAGATCTGGTGGCAGTCTGAATGATGCCAAAACCTTGTTGAAAACGATTATGGGACATGCCGGGGTAACTAATTTTGCTGCAATTGATGCCGCAATAACTCCAGATCAGTTGCTGCTTGAAGTGCATCATGAAACGG
Encoded proteins:
- a CDS encoding RagB/SusD family nutrient uptake outer membrane protein, which gives rise to MKRLYIFLTFTAAIAVLVSCKKELTALPGQAKVEGNAIVDEKSAQIVLNGVYLRLAEGGDDFGTPSILWSNNHEVHPAILAGVTRPSYGTNEFEENNTIASDNYNVVGMWTNSYSLINAANGLIDQIKVLPDSKFSGSKKAEITAEARLLRAYGHYNLLRYFAQFYDLNSNFGVMLRLEFVNVNNIAKKRNTVKESFDAILSDLDDAIAHAPLTSPGYYGNQWVAKAFKAKVLMLRGSAGDYAQIIGLTQDIIQHSPYVLENNLQDIFSTKGLTSREVMLGLVPKPNQIYKSGLYFSNNSADYLATAYFKKLMIGDPRANWIIRTVGSTPDGIAKYTGPKVEESYVLRLTEVYLLQAEAIVRSGGSLNDAKTLLKTIMGHAGVTNFAAIDAAITPDQLLLEVHHETVRNLSFEDGQDWTSLIRLPLATVLQIKPAVTDKNHMILPIPNTEFEKNPAIGEQNPGYSKN